The DNA window GTTAAAGGCTAACAGTGGACCACACAGACAGGAATCACCCCATGCCCCATGCTCGCTCTGTAAACATTTTCAGAGGACGAGGAGCATCAAAGTTgccagtttttcttttttatataaaatactcTGTACACAAGTGATCAAGATCATGTTTTATagctaaaacaaacaaagtatAAACAGCGTGTCTATAATGCACAGAACATACCTTGTACATTTCTATTAGAAGGAAAGATTGGGAGACAGAAATAAAGTCTAGAATAGATTCAAGtctttcatgtgttttttgaGATTGAGTTGGGTTGGGGATTTTGCTAAAACCTGGCAACACCGGCTGACgataatttgtttttgtgtgtgtatgcctcaGACAACAGAAACACTTGCTATATCAAGAGAGCTATTTAATTTTCAGAACCTTGTGTAGTAGAAAATGTCAAAACATTTCCACCGAAACACATTTGCACATACCTTAGGGACCTTGTGGTTAGAGCTGCATGAAGCACTCTCTGTTAATAGCTCAGATTTTATCCCAGTACCATCCACACTGTTCCTCAGTAGGAATTTTCCCAGGAATTCCAGTGAATTATCCTACAACATGTTATAACCAGGACATCAGATAAATGATTCGTAAAATGTATTGAATATATACTATACATAAAGACTATCTACTTACTGTTGTGTCTTTCATAAGTGCCACAAGACCCTCCATTACTACTTGCATAACTTCTGGTTTAAGCTTTAAAACAGGCAAGTTTATATGATCCCAAAGGAAAAGACCTGTAGGACCAATATATGGCAATTCTATATTTCAAATTATACTCATAGAGCATGATTCTTTTCAATCATAATACAGCACAGATGGAACTTAAATCCCAaagaaatgaatttaaaatcacatttattgaGATTAACAACCGGAATATATGATGTTCAGCAGGTTGTCTCTTATAGGTTGAATCTTACCAAGTGTCCGACCCCTTGTCTCGTAACTCAGGCGCTGCAGCTTCGGTTCGAGTTGTTTCCGTAGGACCTTTAATGTCTGTTCTATCCATTCTGCCTGCCTGCACCATGAACCCAAGGATCCTTCATTCAAGTATAGCAGCGGAGGAAAGTCACCATTCCCTAACCACTCACTCAGAACTGACACAGAtacaaataaagattttaaaccTGCATCTCAACATGCAGAATTACAGAAATCTGGATGTAGATTAAGGTCTCTAATAAGCAAGTCTGGATATTAAGTTGACATGGACATGAGGAAgagccttgagaggaaccagatttaAATGGAAGTCTATTCTTCTCTGGGTACCACCAGATAATAGGGTTATAAATATATTAGGGAGGATTTGTTGTGTTGATGCAGCTTTACACTGTTCTCATCTTGTTTCACGTTGTTACTTACTGTGCTGGTAGGAGCCGGTGCAGATTCCCGTGGGTGCCCTGATGCTCAAACCAGTCAGAGACGATAGTTTGCTTATTAGATCCATCCCCGCAACTGTAAAGAGACATTTTAAGCTATTATGGTAAACACAAAATTGTGCATGAGGTTTGCAAAACACGGTTAGAAGTTTGTGAAGACTGACCAGAAGCAGCCAGAGGCACAAAAATGTTGAGAGACCCTGCTTCTGATGCAGGTAAAACCCAGCCACAGAGCTTTTCCCAAAATGCCCTCACATCAGGCTTTAAGATGCTCTTCTCTGTGATGCTCAGTCCTGTGAGCAatgagcaacaacaacagcactTAACAACAGAACTATACTAGCTCCTTTAGCTACTTAGTTAAGCATCTTGCCTTTCTTGACATAATAACTGTGTTATCTGTTAGAACTAGACATATAGCACCTTCTATTAGGTGAATCTCTTCAGAGTTTCCTTCAGCTATGATGCCAATACTCTGTATCATTCTGCCCTTCATAGCTCTCTCAGCCAAACAGAGAAGAGCCTCTAAAGTTGTTCCACTGTAGTCATATAACAATGGCACCACATTGACCAGGGCTCCACATAACACCATCTGAAAAAGAAGTAAGACAAAGTCATTGTGGATAGAAGaccatattattatatttatggaTTTATCATCAGTAACTGTTCTATCCTGGTCAGGGCCACAGTGGATTCAGAGCCTACTGTACAAACATCGGGCGCGAGTTTGCAATACACCCTAAACTAACTAAGGTACTGTGCACATACATTTTCATACCCAAGGGGCAATTCATTTAGCATAGCCAATCTATCTATTGCATGATTTTGGGATGTAAACAGTCAACACATTGGATACAAAGAGAACAGTAAGCAATACTCAGAATTGCAACCGGGAACCCTAGAACTATGAGGCACAAATGCTACTTTCTGCCAATGAATGATAAGTGTGATTCCTATGAAAGACATGCAGTTTTTCTAGAACAGTTTTTACCTCATAAGCAGGAAGTCTGGAGGACAAAAGTAGCAGGTGGGGTGGAGCGTAATTGGTGGAGCTGGTGTATGAGTTTAAGTGTGAACTgcaaaaaaccacacacattgAGACaactaaagattttttttataaagattgGGAATTATACAATAGTATAAAATGGCTTTTATAGTATAAAAAAATAGTATTGAATAGTGGGTGAGCTGATGGTATTTCTGACCTCATTGCTAAAGTTTTCATGGAGCTGGAAGCACATGATGTCTCAATGGTTGAATTTAGCTGAAGTCTCTGATGCTTCGTGTTCTCTAATCGGCACTTATCCTTCAAAGTAAGTATATTATCTGCATGGGCTTGTGTGCTGTGTAACACTCAATTTTGCAATATATGGTTGTGGTACAGTACATGCTTGTGGAATCTTACCCCAAGTTGGACAAGACTGCTAGTACGACTCAAAGGCAGCAGGCTGGATTTCTGTTGGATACTGCTTGAATATGTTCCTTTTGAGTTAGTTAACCAAGCCCTCCTGCTCTTCAAATCAGCTTCTGTTGAGAAAAGCTTTAATTCCCAACCAACACCAACTAGTCTTTTGAAATTACTTAACatatgcaaaaaaaacccaaaaaaccaTTGTATTTGGTGTTTTACCTTATCAGgaaatgttattataataagaAATGCCTTCAGCTTACTTTTATGCTCCACAATCCTCTCGCAGATGGTTCGTCTGATTTGACATTCTGTTCGTTTCTGTTCCTCCTCTTCTGCTTCTGGCAAAGTTTCATTCAGGGTACCATAGATGTCCGCTGCTTCCCATGGGGACAAAAAGTCCAGTGTGCATGCACAGGCAACATAGTGTTTCTTCCAGGCACCATATTCCTTTTCTGAAGGTCCATAGGTAAGGAACCAACCCTGTCGAATACACTTTGGAGACCACAAGCAATCCTGAAGAACAGCAGAGAGAAAATTGCAGTAGTAGCACACTGGTATTCTTTATGACACTTgataatgtttctttttttctttttttaaataagagaACTCCTATTTATGCTAGCACTAAATATTGCAGGGGATACAAGTGGTTTTTAGGTTATTGTCTGAAATGCATcctttttaaagtgttttagaAACTAACATATAACATTATAGTTAGTCACCTGCTCTGATAGAAACCTCCAGTGCCAGCAGACCTGAGCAGCAGCACATAAGTCCATTGGGCTCAAAAAGGACAGAATATACAAAGAAAGTATGCGCGGCAGCACAGTGGTAAAGTCCAGTCTTGTAATAGGAGCAGCTTTAATAAAGTAGTCGTTAATGGATCTAAGATTAAAAAGAGATGAGAATGTTTACATTTAGCAACACCTTAAAAGTATATGTATATGGCCAAACGTATGTGGACAGCTGAGCATccagaaaataataattaataatattaatatagagTTGGTCCTTCCCTTGGCTATTTTAACAGTCAACACTCTTCTGATAGCTTTCACTGaatttagggggaaaaaactgaATAGTTCATTGATGACGTGAGTTAAGAAAAACTGCCACGCAATCAATGTTCCAATTCAtcccaaatgtgttcagtggggttgaggtcagggcatTAGTGTTCCCTCCAACCTTGCAAACTTTACCCCACTTTGTGCACACGGGCATTGTCATGATGAAGCACGTTTGcgatatatactgtgtgtgtgtgtgtgtgtgtgtgtgtgtgtgtgtgtgtgtgtgtgtgtgtgtgtgtgtgtgtgtgtgtgtgtgtgtgtgtgtacacatattCTGACCATGTAGTTTAGAAGTGTGGATTGATTTACTTGAGCTGAGATTTGGAACATCTTCTTAACAACAGCTGAAGCAAATGTTTCCTCTGCACATCCGTCCATAAGTCAAACCAGTGGAGAATAAGAGTCGTTCTCTCCTGAAAAAGCTGTGCAATTTGATGTCACATTCATAATCTTACCTAGAAATAACTAGTTTGATTATTGTTAGTAAATTTTGTTTAACTTACCTGCTGGTTGGAAAGTTTGTTAGTTATAGGTGTCCATGCACTAAAGCGCGTAGCTGCAGCTTCAGAACATGACTCGGTTTGATTGAGCGCTAGTTGTTGGACACTTGGGGAGCGCCGGGACTTGTAAGCTGTCATTTTTGTTTACACTCTTGCATTCGCGTGTATCGAGCAGCATCAACAGATAATGCAATCTTTGTATTAGTTGCGCTGCCTTGGTGGGTAGTTCGGTGACTACCCCTGAGTCCTCGCGCACTTTACTAGTCCGTTTCCTAAGCAACGGAGTAACAAAAAGTCAGACTGGGAAGTTTTTATTGCGTCATCGTTTATAGTTTACAGATACTTCTTGACGTCTgtaaagtaaatatatttaggtatgtatatgtgtaaaataaataaatatatataaatatatttaggtatgcatatgtgtaaaataaataaatatatataaatatatttaggtatgcatatgtgtaaaataaataatatatttttcacttttacacacacacacacacacaaacacatacacacacacacacaccaacttgaaatgacaaaatgtgtgtgtgtgtgtgtgtgtgtaaaagtatgtgtaaaatatattatttattttacacatatgcATACCCATATATgcatacctatatatatatatatatatatatatatatatatatatatatatatatatatatatatatatatatataaataatataaatatataatataataataatataataaataaatgtataaatatatattggtATGCAGATGTGCTTTTTACTACGAAAATCTAACAGAGATTTGGTGAGTCAGACAAATAGATTCGATTCACCAATAAGAGTCGacttttttgcatttaaaaaaggtAGAAATTGTGGGGTGTTGCACAGATATTGCATAAACTGCTCAATCTCAAATCTGACAAGACCATCATACTTGTGGCATACTATGAAGTCAGATATATTGGGGTGTCTAAGTTTGGGAAAgggaaaacatgtttatatCATATTCTAAATATAGATTCTTCAAGAATGACTGAAGGCAAGTTTAGaattccagcatttagcagacacaaaTATTCAGtgcgttttatttttaatctcacctccagcagtggcagcctggtggacatgggaattgaactcacaaccactagactaccacatcccgGTAGTTACCTATTTGCAATTTGATAAACACATTTTCATTGATCAAGAACTATACTAATTTCTTC is part of the Tachysurus fulvidraco isolate hzauxx_2018 chromosome 12, HZAU_PFXX_2.0, whole genome shotgun sequence genome and encodes:
- the LOC113651211 gene encoding epithelial cell-transforming sequence 2 oncogene-like isoform X2 — its product is MTAYKSRRSPSVQQLALNQTESCSEAAATRFSAWTPITNKLSNQQERTTLILHWFDLWTDVQRKHLLQLLLRRCSKSQLKSINDYFIKAAPITRLDFTTVLPRILSLYILSFLSPMDLCAAAQVCWHWRFLSEQDCLWSPKCIRQGWFLTYGPSEKEYGAWKKHYVACACTLDFLSPWEAADIYGTLNETLPEAEEEEQKRTECQIRRTICERIVEHKKADLKSRRAWLTNSKGTYSSSIQQKSSLLPLSRTSSLVQLGDKCRLENTKHQRLQLNSTIETSCASSSMKTLAMSSHLNSYTSSTNYAPPHLLLLSSRLPAYEMVLCGALVNVVPLLYDYSGTTLEALLCLAERAMKGRMIQSIGIIAEGNSEEIHLIEGLSITEKSILKPDVRAFWEKLCGWVLPASEAGSLNIFVPLAASVAGMDLISKLSSLTGLSIRAPTGICTGSYQHILSEWLGNGDFPPLLYLNEGSLGSWCRQAEWIEQTLKVLRKQLEPKLQRLSYETRGRTLGLFLWDHINLPVLKLKPEVMQVVMEGLVALMKDTTDNSLEFLGKFLLRNSVDGTGIKSELLTESASCSSNHKVPKMFLGEADRRSGVFMELLNSEKAYVRLLKALHSVYYIPLRAALDSNRAIISSANLVMLFNPILDILEVNNLFLQDLTERAEEWSPMQCVGDVFVRFCAKLRAYTNFFNNYTTAIRTIDKCKEMLPVFRAFIKRHNKTLATRMLSLQELFLSPSTRVEEYVNLLQSLKLHTPPQHPDHQHISSALNTLQNYRNFIHKLKKSLNQEEKMLEVQRIIQSCPNLQERGRYLITMQDVALLSCLNEDITLSLRMYECVKDLGLFLFNDVVVLTEKRETHVPFSLAVNTSHTFLASVSLHSLSVSDIVDTKYVQNSFILESPNRLWICATDREEDKIRWLSVLSSAMNAAKRD
- the LOC113651211 gene encoding epithelial cell-transforming sequence 2 oncogene-like isoform X1; this translates as MTAYKSRRSPSVQQLALNQTESCSEAAATRFSAWTPITNKLSNQQLFQERTTLILHWFDLWTDVQRKHLLQLLLRRCSKSQLKSINDYFIKAAPITRLDFTTVLPRILSLYILSFLSPMDLCAAAQVCWHWRFLSEQDCLWSPKCIRQGWFLTYGPSEKEYGAWKKHYVACACTLDFLSPWEAADIYGTLNETLPEAEEEEQKRTECQIRRTICERIVEHKKADLKSRRAWLTNSKGTYSSSIQQKSSLLPLSRTSSLVQLGDKCRLENTKHQRLQLNSTIETSCASSSMKTLAMSSHLNSYTSSTNYAPPHLLLLSSRLPAYEMVLCGALVNVVPLLYDYSGTTLEALLCLAERAMKGRMIQSIGIIAEGNSEEIHLIEGLSITEKSILKPDVRAFWEKLCGWVLPASEAGSLNIFVPLAASVAGMDLISKLSSLTGLSIRAPTGICTGSYQHILSEWLGNGDFPPLLYLNEGSLGSWCRQAEWIEQTLKVLRKQLEPKLQRLSYETRGRTLGLFLWDHINLPVLKLKPEVMQVVMEGLVALMKDTTDNSLEFLGKFLLRNSVDGTGIKSELLTESASCSSNHKVPKMFLGEADRRSGVFMELLNSEKAYVRLLKALHSVYYIPLRAALDSNRAIISSANLVMLFNPILDILEVNNLFLQDLTERAEEWSPMQCVGDVFVRFCAKLRAYTNFFNNYTTAIRTIDKCKEMLPVFRAFIKRHNKTLATRMLSLQELFLSPSTRVEEYVNLLQSLKLHTPPQHPDHQHISSALNTLQNYRNFIHKLKKSLNQEEKMLEVQRIIQSCPNLQERGRYLITMQDVALLSCLNEDITLSLRMYECVKDLGLFLFNDVVVLTEKRETHVPFSLAVNTSHTFLASVSLHSLSVSDIVDTKYVQNSFILESPNRLWICATDREEDKIRWLSVLSSAMNAAKRD
- the LOC113651211 gene encoding epithelial cell-transforming sequence 2 oncogene-like isoform X4 produces the protein MDGCAEETFASAVVKKMFQISAQVCWHWRFLSEQDCLWSPKCIRQGWFLTYGPSEKEYGAWKKHYVACACTLDFLSPWEAADIYGTLNETLPEAEEEEQKRTECQIRRTICERIVEHKKADLKSRRAWLTNSKGTYSSSIQQKSSLLPLSRTSSLVQLGDKCRLENTKHQRLQLNSTIETSCASSSMKTLAMSSHLNSYTSSTNYAPPHLLLLSSRLPAYEMVLCGALVNVVPLLYDYSGTTLEALLCLAERAMKGRMIQSIGIIAEGNSEEIHLIEGLSITEKSILKPDVRAFWEKLCGWVLPASEAGSLNIFVPLAASVAGMDLISKLSSLTGLSIRAPTGICTGSYQHILSEWLGNGDFPPLLYLNEGSLGSWCRQAEWIEQTLKVLRKQLEPKLQRLSYETRGRTLGLFLWDHINLPVLKLKPEVMQVVMEGLVALMKDTTDNSLEFLGKFLLRNSVDGTGIKSELLTESASCSSNHKVPKMFLGEADRRSGVFMELLNSEKAYVRLLKALHSVYYIPLRAALDSNRAIISSANLVMLFNPILDILEVNNLFLQDLTERAEEWSPMQCVGDVFVRFCAKLRAYTNFFNNYTTAIRTIDKCKEMLPVFRAFIKRHNKTLATRMLSLQELFLSPSTRVEEYVNLLQSLKLHTPPQHPDHQHISSALNTLQNYRNFIHKLKKSLNQEEKMLEVQRIIQSCPNLQERGRYLITMQDVALLSCLNEDITLSLRMYECVKDLGLFLFNDVVVLTEKRETHVPFSLAVNTSHTFLASVSLHSLSVSDIVDTKYVQNSFILESPNRLWICATDREEDKIRWLSVLSSAMNAAKRD
- the LOC113651211 gene encoding epithelial cell-transforming sequence 2 oncogene-like isoform X3, with translation MDGCAEETFASAVVKKMFQISAQVNQSTLLNYMVCWHWRFLSEQDCLWSPKCIRQGWFLTYGPSEKEYGAWKKHYVACACTLDFLSPWEAADIYGTLNETLPEAEEEEQKRTECQIRRTICERIVEHKKADLKSRRAWLTNSKGTYSSSIQQKSSLLPLSRTSSLVQLGDKCRLENTKHQRLQLNSTIETSCASSSMKTLAMSSHLNSYTSSTNYAPPHLLLLSSRLPAYEMVLCGALVNVVPLLYDYSGTTLEALLCLAERAMKGRMIQSIGIIAEGNSEEIHLIEGLSITEKSILKPDVRAFWEKLCGWVLPASEAGSLNIFVPLAASVAGMDLISKLSSLTGLSIRAPTGICTGSYQHILSEWLGNGDFPPLLYLNEGSLGSWCRQAEWIEQTLKVLRKQLEPKLQRLSYETRGRTLGLFLWDHINLPVLKLKPEVMQVVMEGLVALMKDTTDNSLEFLGKFLLRNSVDGTGIKSELLTESASCSSNHKVPKMFLGEADRRSGVFMELLNSEKAYVRLLKALHSVYYIPLRAALDSNRAIISSANLVMLFNPILDILEVNNLFLQDLTERAEEWSPMQCVGDVFVRFCAKLRAYTNFFNNYTTAIRTIDKCKEMLPVFRAFIKRHNKTLATRMLSLQELFLSPSTRVEEYVNLLQSLKLHTPPQHPDHQHISSALNTLQNYRNFIHKLKKSLNQEEKMLEVQRIIQSCPNLQERGRYLITMQDVALLSCLNEDITLSLRMYECVKDLGLFLFNDVVVLTEKRETHVPFSLAVNTSHTFLASVSLHSLSVSDIVDTKYVQNSFILESPNRLWICATDREEDKIRWLSVLSSAMNAAKRD
- the LOC113651211 gene encoding epithelial cell-transforming sequence 2 oncogene-like isoform X5 → MDLCAAAQVCWHWRFLSEQDCLWSPKCIRQGWFLTYGPSEKEYGAWKKHYVACACTLDFLSPWEAADIYGTLNETLPEAEEEEQKRTECQIRRTICERIVEHKKADLKSRRAWLTNSKGTYSSSIQQKSSLLPLSRTSSLVQLGDKCRLENTKHQRLQLNSTIETSCASSSMKTLAMSSHLNSYTSSTNYAPPHLLLLSSRLPAYEMVLCGALVNVVPLLYDYSGTTLEALLCLAERAMKGRMIQSIGIIAEGNSEEIHLIEGLSITEKSILKPDVRAFWEKLCGWVLPASEAGSLNIFVPLAASVAGMDLISKLSSLTGLSIRAPTGICTGSYQHILSEWLGNGDFPPLLYLNEGSLGSWCRQAEWIEQTLKVLRKQLEPKLQRLSYETRGRTLGLFLWDHINLPVLKLKPEVMQVVMEGLVALMKDTTDNSLEFLGKFLLRNSVDGTGIKSELLTESASCSSNHKVPKMFLGEADRRSGVFMELLNSEKAYVRLLKALHSVYYIPLRAALDSNRAIISSANLVMLFNPILDILEVNNLFLQDLTERAEEWSPMQCVGDVFVRFCAKLRAYTNFFNNYTTAIRTIDKCKEMLPVFRAFIKRHNKTLATRMLSLQELFLSPSTRVEEYVNLLQSLKLHTPPQHPDHQHISSALNTLQNYRNFIHKLKKSLNQEEKMLEVQRIIQSCPNLQERGRYLITMQDVALLSCLNEDITLSLRMYECVKDLGLFLFNDVVVLTEKRETHVPFSLAVNTSHTFLASVSLHSLSVSDIVDTKYVQNSFILESPNRLWICATDREEDKIRWLSVLSSAMNAAKRD